A section of the Pseudomonas sp. FP453 genome encodes:
- a CDS encoding lipoprotein codes for MKKTLFVLSAVALLAACNQEAKEAPKPAPASVQATLVPATPPTDQWVGKWVGVEGLHLTIAKDDSIGRGHYLLTMQYGLDADDSGTFKGEAAEDGIAFTRPDGPQLLRAGDGEATGLKWLADKKDCLIVATGEGYCR; via the coding sequence ATGAAAAAAACCCTGTTCGTTCTGTCTGCCGTCGCCCTGCTTGCCGCTTGCAACCAGGAAGCCAAGGAAGCACCAAAACCCGCGCCCGCCTCCGTGCAAGCGACGCTGGTGCCAGCAACCCCGCCCACCGACCAATGGGTCGGCAAGTGGGTGGGCGTCGAGGGCCTGCACCTGACCATCGCCAAGGACGACAGCATCGGCCGGGGTCACTACCTCCTCACCATGCAATACGGCCTCGACGCCGACGACTCGGGCACCTTCAAAGGTGAAGCCGCCGAAGACGGCATCGCCTTCACCCGCCCGGACGGCCCGCAACTGCTGCGCGCCGGTGACGGCGAAGCCACCGGCCTGAAGTGGCTGGCGGATAAAAAGGACTGCCTGATCGTGGCAACCGGCGAAGGCTACTGCCGCTAA
- a CDS encoding neutral zinc metallopeptidase: MLWKKGRRSDNVVDARDDSGGGGGGMRFGGGKGLSLTAIVLIVGIGWLTGQDPLQILGQLTGQMEQAPSVSTQTRQAPPANDEQADFVRAVLGDTEDTWAQVFQENGLAYKNPKLILFRGRVNSACGGATSASGPFYCPADQQVYLDLDFFREMSQRFQAAGDFAQAYVIAHEVGHHVQTLLGISSKIQAARQQGRQMQGDGGLLVRQELQADCFAGVWANRAQKRLNWLEPGDIEEALNAANAIGDDRLQQQGQGRVVPDSFTHGTSAQRVRWFKTGFAQGQITQCDTFSAKSL; the protein is encoded by the coding sequence ATGCTATGGAAAAAAGGCCGACGCAGCGACAACGTGGTGGATGCCCGCGATGACAGTGGCGGCGGCGGTGGCGGCATGCGCTTTGGCGGTGGCAAGGGCCTGAGCCTGACCGCCATCGTGCTGATCGTCGGCATTGGCTGGCTGACCGGCCAGGACCCGTTGCAGATCCTCGGCCAGCTCACCGGCCAGATGGAGCAGGCGCCGTCGGTCAGCACCCAGACGCGCCAGGCGCCGCCGGCCAACGATGAGCAGGCGGATTTTGTCCGCGCGGTGCTCGGCGATACCGAAGACACCTGGGCCCAGGTGTTCCAGGAAAACGGCCTGGCCTACAAGAACCCGAAACTGATCCTGTTCCGCGGCCGGGTGAATTCCGCTTGCGGTGGGGCCACATCGGCCAGCGGCCCGTTCTATTGCCCGGCAGACCAGCAGGTGTACCTGGACCTGGATTTCTTCCGCGAAATGTCCCAACGCTTCCAGGCTGCGGGCGACTTCGCCCAGGCCTACGTGATCGCCCACGAAGTCGGGCACCATGTGCAGACGTTGCTGGGTATCTCGTCGAAAATCCAGGCCGCACGCCAGCAGGGCCGGCAGATGCAGGGCGACGGCGGCCTGCTGGTACGCCAGGAACTGCAAGCCGACTGCTTCGCCGGGGTGTGGGCCAACCGCGCGCAAAAACGCCTGAACTGGCTGGAACCCGGCGACATCGAAGAAGCCCTGAACGCGGCCAACGCCATCGGCGATGACCGTTTGCAGCAACAGGGTCAGGGCCGCGTGGTGCCGGACTCGTTTACCCACGGCACCTCGGCGCAGCGCGTACGCTGGTTCAAGACCGGCTTCGCCCAGGGCCAGATCACTCAATGCGATACCTTTTCCGCCAAGAGTCTTTAA
- a CDS encoding alpha/beta hydrolase, which produces MNKRLGLLLGLLVSCSTWAAGHGAKEASLDRFPLEAGDLSVGLSQDWRQPLPDVTRALIIVHGRLRDAQTYLESGEKAAENAGQGASTLVIAPRFLIESDAQHEHLDKQILRWTDNGWMAGEPSTGPGHISSYGALDQIIKHLGNRKLFPALKEIVVAGHSGGGQVVQRFALTSHDHPKLQTEGIGLRYVVANPSSYAYFSPQRPMKFDAASCPGFNDWKYGMRNLPTYAKGQSPAQLEQAYVSRDVTYLLGQQDTDPNHHALDKGCEAETQGAYRLIRGHNYFDYLKQRHPQLGHRLVEVPGVGHNGDGMFTSPQGQKVLFAQ; this is translated from the coding sequence ATGAATAAACGATTGGGATTGCTGCTGGGCCTGTTAGTCAGTTGTTCAACCTGGGCGGCCGGACACGGCGCCAAGGAAGCCAGTCTTGATCGATTCCCCCTGGAGGCCGGCGACCTCAGCGTCGGCCTGAGCCAGGATTGGCGCCAGCCGCTACCCGACGTGACCCGTGCGCTGATCATCGTGCACGGTCGCCTGCGCGATGCGCAGACCTACCTGGAAAGTGGCGAAAAGGCCGCCGAAAATGCCGGACAAGGCGCCAGCACCCTGGTCATCGCCCCGCGTTTTCTGATCGAGTCGGATGCGCAGCATGAGCATCTGGACAAGCAGATCCTGCGCTGGACCGACAATGGCTGGATGGCCGGCGAGCCGTCCACCGGCCCGGGCCACATCAGTTCCTACGGCGCACTCGACCAAATCATCAAGCACTTGGGCAACCGCAAGCTGTTCCCGGCGCTGAAGGAAATCGTGGTGGCCGGACATTCCGGTGGCGGCCAGGTGGTGCAGCGCTTTGCCCTCACCAGCCACGACCATCCGAAGCTGCAAACCGAAGGCATCGGCCTGCGGTATGTGGTGGCGAATCCTTCGTCCTACGCCTACTTCAGCCCGCAGCGGCCAATGAAATTCGATGCGGCCAGTTGCCCGGGTTTCAACGACTGGAAATACGGCATGCGGAACTTGCCGACCTATGCCAAGGGCCAGAGCCCGGCGCAGCTTGAGCAGGCTTACGTGTCACGCGACGTCACTTACCTGCTGGGCCAGCAGGACACCGACCCGAATCATCACGCGCTGGATAAAGGCTGCGAGGCCGAAACCCAGGGTGCGTATCGGTTGATTCGTGGGCACAACTATTTTGACTACCTCAAGCAGCGGCATCCGCAGTTGGGGCATCGGTTGGTTGAGGTGCCGGGGGTGGGGCATAACGGGGATGGGATGTTTACGTCGCCGCAGGGGCAGAAGGTGTTGTTTGCCCAATAA
- a CDS encoding HAD family hydrolase produces the protein MSLSDVKHWVFDMDGTLTVAVHDFAAIREALEIPPEDDILTHLAALPQEVAAAKHAWLLEHERELALGSVAAEGAVELVRELAGRGYRLGILTRNARELAHITLEAIGLADCFAIEDVLGRDDAKPKPDPDGLLKLAAAWDVAPGEMVMVGDYRFDLDCGRAAGTRTVLVNLPENPWPALVDWHAEDCAALRRMI, from the coding sequence ATGAGCCTGTCAGACGTTAAACATTGGGTGTTCGACATGGACGGCACCCTGACGGTGGCCGTGCATGATTTTGCGGCGATTCGCGAGGCGCTGGAGATTCCGCCTGAGGACGACATCCTCACCCACCTGGCGGCTTTGCCCCAGGAGGTTGCGGCGGCCAAGCATGCGTGGTTGCTGGAACATGAGCGCGAGCTGGCGCTGGGTTCGGTGGCTGCAGAGGGCGCCGTGGAACTGGTGCGTGAGCTGGCCGGGCGTGGTTATCGCTTGGGCATCCTGACGCGTAATGCGCGGGAACTGGCACACATCACTCTGGAGGCGATTGGCTTGGCGGACTGCTTTGCCATCGAAGATGTACTGGGGCGTGATGATGCCAAGCCGAAGCCGGATCCTGATGGATTGTTGAAACTGGCGGCGGCGTGGGATGTGGCGCCCGGCGAGATGGTGATGGTGGGGGATTACCGCTTTGACCTGGATTGCGGCCGGGCGGCGGGGACGCGCACGGTGTTGGTGAATTTGCCGGAGAACCCGTGGCCGGCGCTTGTCGACTGGCATGCTGAGGATTGCGCGGCCTTGCGCCGGATGATCTAG
- the tesB gene encoding acyl-CoA thioesterase II gives MSQVLEDLVDLLTLEPIEENLFRGRSQDLGFRQLFGGQVLGQSLSAASQTVEEARHVHSLHGYFLRPGDAKLPVVYSVDRVRDGGSFSTRRVTAIQKGHPIFTCSASFQYDEEGFSHQSTMPVVVGPENLPSELELTQQRAHLIPEHMRDKLLCPKPIEVRPVTEKDPFNPQPSDPVKYVWFRADGALADTPALHKYLLAYASDFGLLTTSLLPHGKTVWQKDMQVASLDHALWFHADLRADDWLLYAMDSPWAGNSRGFSRGSVYNRAGQLVASVTQEGLIRHRKDWA, from the coding sequence ATGAGCCAAGTATTGGAAGATCTGGTGGACCTGCTGACCCTGGAGCCGATCGAGGAAAACCTCTTTCGCGGCCGCAGCCAGGACCTGGGTTTTCGCCAACTGTTCGGCGGCCAGGTGCTCGGCCAGTCGCTGTCGGCTGCCAGCCAGACCGTAGAAGAAGCGCGGCACGTGCACTCCCTGCATGGTTATTTCCTGCGCCCCGGCGATGCAAAATTGCCGGTGGTGTATTCGGTGGACCGCGTACGTGATGGCGGCAGCTTCAGCACGCGCCGCGTCACCGCGATCCAGAAGGGCCACCCGATCTTCACCTGCAGCGCCTCGTTCCAGTACGACGAAGAGGGCTTTTCGCACCAGAGCACCATGCCCGTGGTGGTCGGCCCGGAAAACCTGCCGTCAGAGCTGGAGCTGACCCAGCAACGCGCGCACCTGATCCCCGAGCACATGCGCGACAAGCTGCTGTGCCCCAAGCCCATCGAAGTGCGCCCGGTCACCGAAAAAGACCCGTTCAACCCGCAGCCGTCCGACCCGGTCAAGTACGTATGGTTTCGTGCCGATGGCGCCCTGGCCGACACGCCTGCGCTGCATAAATACCTGCTGGCCTACGCCTCGGATTTCGGCTTGCTGACCACCTCGCTGCTGCCCCATGGCAAGACCGTGTGGCAGAAAGACATGCAGGTCGCCAGCCTCGACCACGCGCTGTGGTTCCACGCCGACCTGCGCGCGGACGACTGGTTGCTCTACGCCATGGACAGCCCGTGGGCCGGCAATTCCCGTGGCTTCTCCCGAGGCAGCGTGTACAACCGCGCCGGGCAACTGGTGGCGTCGGTGACCCAGGAAGGCTTGATCCGCCATCGCAAGGATTGGGCATGA
- a CDS encoding GNAT family N-acetyltransferase: MEPILELESARLVLRQWRDSDLPEFARMCADDQVMRYFPAKLSHLESAALIGRIRGHFAEYGFGLWALQRKDTGEFIGLTGLLNVGFDAAFTPAVEIGWRLAREHWGLGYASEAAWTALRAGFDRLQLDEIVAFTTEANMPSQKVMQAIGMHYDPQADFAHPKVAADDPLRHHVLYRITRAQWLDTLHG; the protein is encoded by the coding sequence ATGGAGCCGATACTCGAACTGGAAAGCGCACGGCTGGTGCTGCGCCAATGGCGCGACAGCGACCTGCCGGAGTTTGCGCGCATGTGCGCCGACGACCAGGTGATGCGCTACTTCCCGGCCAAGTTGAGCCACCTGGAAAGCGCCGCGCTGATCGGGCGGATCCGTGGCCACTTCGCCGAATACGGCTTTGGCCTGTGGGCCTTGCAGCGCAAGGATACAGGCGAGTTCATCGGCCTCACCGGGCTGCTGAATGTCGGCTTTGACGCGGCGTTCACCCCGGCGGTCGAGATCGGCTGGCGCCTGGCCCGCGAGCACTGGGGCCTGGGTTACGCGAGCGAGGCGGCCTGGACTGCATTACGCGCGGGATTCGATCGCTTGCAACTGGATGAAATCGTCGCTTTCACCACCGAAGCCAACATGCCCTCACAAAAAGTCATGCAGGCCATCGGTATGCATTACGATCCCCAGGCAGATTTTGCACACCCCAAGGTCGCAGCCGATGACCCGCTGCGCCATCATGTGTTGTACCGCATCACCCGCGCCCAATGGTTGGACACGCTGCACGGATAA
- a CDS encoding histone deacetylase, translating into MPLPLIYHDDYSPEFPADHRFPMDKFRLLRDHLVSSGLTEDSQLLRPQLCPPEILALAHDPGYIARYMGGELSREDQRRLGLPWNEALARRTVRAVGGSILAAEQALEHGLACHLAGGTHHAHYDYPAGFCIFNDLAVISHYLLASGRVNRVLIFDCDVHQGDGTARILHDTPDAITVSLHCEKNFPARKAQSDWDIPLPMGMGDGDYLKVVDDALNYLLPLYQPDLVLYDAGVDVHKDDALGYLKLTDQGVAARDESVMRHCLGRDIPVMGVIGGGYSKDRPALARRHGILHHSAQRVWASSGCH; encoded by the coding sequence ATGCCTTTGCCACTGATCTACCACGACGACTACAGCCCCGAGTTCCCGGCGGACCACCGCTTCCCCATGGACAAGTTCCGCCTGTTGCGTGACCACCTCGTGTCCAGCGGGTTGACCGAGGACAGCCAACTGCTGCGCCCGCAGTTGTGCCCACCCGAGATCCTGGCCCTGGCCCACGATCCTGGCTACATCGCACGCTACATGGGCGGCGAATTGTCCCGCGAAGACCAGCGCCGCCTCGGCCTGCCGTGGAACGAAGCCCTCGCCCGGCGCACCGTGCGTGCGGTCGGCGGCTCCATCCTCGCCGCCGAACAGGCGCTGGAGCACGGCCTCGCCTGCCACCTGGCCGGTGGCACCCACCACGCCCACTACGATTACCCGGCCGGCTTCTGCATCTTCAATGACCTCGCGGTGATCAGCCATTACCTGCTGGCCAGCGGCCGGGTCAACCGCGTGCTGATCTTCGACTGCGACGTGCACCAGGGTGATGGCACCGCACGCATCCTCCACGACACGCCGGACGCCATCACCGTGTCGCTGCACTGCGAAAAAAACTTCCCCGCGCGCAAGGCCCAGAGTGATTGGGATATCCCGCTGCCCATGGGCATGGGCGACGGAGATTACCTCAAGGTGGTGGACGACGCGCTCAACTACCTGCTGCCGCTCTACCAGCCAGACCTGGTGCTGTACGACGCCGGCGTCGATGTGCACAAGGACGACGCCCTCGGTTACCTCAAACTGACAGACCAAGGCGTCGCCGCCCGCGATGAAAGCGTGATGCGCCACTGCCTGGGCCGCGATATCCCGGTGATGGGCGTGATCGGCGGCGGCTACAGCAAGGACCGCCCTGCCCTGGCCCGTCGCCACGGCATCCTGCACCACAGCGCACAGCGGGTGTGGGCGTCATCAGGCTGTCATTAA
- a CDS encoding TIGR03862 family flavoprotein has protein sequence MPQTPPQHVAIIGGGPAGLMAAEVLSQAGLRVDVYDGMPSVGRKFLLAGVGGMNITHSEAYPAFLSRYAERAPHMAPLLRGFGAEALCEWIHGLGIETFVGTSGRVFPTDMKAAPLLRAWLKRLRDQGVVIHTRHRWTGWNASGDLLIHSPDGEKTVHSDAVLLALGGGSWSRLGSDGAWLKLLEDRGVCNVPLQPSNCGFEVSAWSELMVSKFAGAPLKNVAIGLSDDKLRLGECVVTATGIEGSLIYALSAPIREAINQTGSATVHIDLLPSKPVDKIQAALAKPRGSRSMSKHLHSQLGLDGVKAALLRELAPAEHFNDPMLLAAAIKALPLPLVKTRPMDEAISTAGGVPFEALDERLMLKQLPGVFCAGEMLDWEAPTGGYLLTGCFASGRAAGRGMVEWLKR, from the coding sequence ATGCCCCAGACCCCACCTCAACACGTCGCCATCATCGGCGGCGGCCCTGCCGGGCTGATGGCCGCCGAAGTCTTGAGCCAGGCGGGGCTACGCGTGGATGTGTACGACGGCATGCCTTCCGTGGGGCGAAAATTCCTGCTGGCCGGCGTGGGCGGCATGAACATTACCCATTCCGAGGCTTACCCGGCTTTCCTGTCGCGCTATGCCGAACGTGCACCGCACATGGCCCCGCTGCTGCGTGGGTTTGGCGCCGAGGCGTTGTGCGAATGGATACACGGCCTGGGTATCGAAACCTTTGTCGGCACCTCCGGCCGGGTGTTTCCTACCGACATGAAAGCCGCGCCGCTGTTGCGCGCCTGGCTCAAGCGCCTGCGGGACCAGGGCGTGGTTATCCACACCCGCCATCGCTGGACGGGCTGGAATGCCAGCGGTGATTTACTTATCCACAGTCCCGACGGCGAGAAAACTGTCCACAGCGATGCGGTGCTGCTGGCCCTCGGCGGCGGCAGTTGGTCGCGCCTGGGCTCTGACGGCGCCTGGCTCAAGTTGCTGGAAGACCGAGGTGTATGCAATGTGCCGCTGCAACCCAGCAACTGCGGGTTCGAGGTGTCGGCCTGGAGTGAATTGATGGTCAGCAAATTCGCTGGCGCACCGTTGAAGAATGTCGCGATCGGCCTGAGTGACGACAAACTCCGGCTCGGCGAGTGCGTGGTCACCGCCACCGGTATCGAGGGCAGCCTGATCTACGCCCTGTCGGCACCGATTCGTGAAGCGATCAACCAAACCGGCTCGGCCACGGTGCATATCGACCTGTTGCCGAGCAAGCCTGTGGACAAGATTCAAGCCGCGCTGGCCAAACCCCGTGGTTCGCGTTCGATGAGCAAGCATTTGCACAGCCAGTTGGGGCTGGATGGCGTCAAGGCAGCGCTGTTGCGCGAGCTGGCGCCTGCCGAACACTTCAACGATCCAATGCTGCTAGCCGCCGCAATCAAGGCCCTGCCGCTGCCCCTGGTGAAAACCCGGCCAATGGACGAAGCGATCAGCACCGCTGGCGGCGTGCCGTTCGAAGCGCTGGATGAGCGCTTGATGCTCAAGCAATTGCCCGGGGTGTTTTGTGCGGGGGAGATGCTGGACTGGGAAGCGCCGACGGGCGGGTATTTGCTGACGGGGTGTTTTGCCAGCGGGCGAGCGGCTGGGCGGGGGATGGTGGAGTGGCTTAAGCGCTGA